The following proteins are co-located in the Pseudomonas sp. DY-1 genome:
- a CDS encoding bifunctional diguanylate cyclase/phosphodiesterase: protein MARARALLMFWLALWTFPAGALTLTPEEQAWLDNHGELQLGIDTSWPPFEFRDAQGRHQGLAADYVELIRRKLNLKLTPVESRSWAEVLKRAREGELDILPGVMSTPERQQYLNFTRPYLDFPIAILSQTKGPRPSNIQDLYGLRVGVVSDYAPHELLRNQHPDLSLQGYPTVAAALQALATGEVDAFVGDLASSVWSLRQLKLNGISISGETPYRYQLAMATPKIHPLLAGILDRVFAEITPEETAAIQERWVGDALYQHIDWNRILLYGLPALLLAGVLAFVMRVNRRLSNEMTSRAALQDELRSSEQHYRGLVESLNAIAWEMRVEDYCYTYVSPHAERLLGYPLSDWLEQGFWRRTLHPDDAGWANAFCEAETIAGRDHSLDYRMIAADGRVLWVRDIITLIPHGETQMMRGLMIDITETKQTEQALQLSEQKFASVFHNCPDIIVIARRTDGSLLAINQTFEQQIGLKASEALGRTATELDIWGIPGIGPKLLQRLQQGNPLHNLEMPFRRANGETFIGLISAQNIDLDNTPALVVVVRDVTQLKETQQLLQVSEEKFASAFHASPDGLLITRISDGRLLEANDGFTRITGYSQREIADRSTLELGLWANPADRKLMIQAIHDQGSLYHFTTAVRTKAGQIRICELSAQPIPIGGEPCMLTIARDVTERQQMQEKLLQAATVFESTAEGVMITDTEQRITAVNRAFSEITGYSESEALGQSPRMLASGQHDSAFYAAMWHQLEREGHWQGEIWNRRRNGEPYPEWLTISAVRDRHQQVTHYVGVFADISPLKHAQARLDFQAHHDSLTGLPNRLLFESRLQLALADAATEHHHGAVLFIDLDRFKHINDSLGHPVGDLLLKGIATRLREQLRDIDTVARLGGDEFIILLPGLHNASDAQTVANKLLACFEAPIPAGQHEFFMSASIGISLFPEHGLDVATVVKNADAAMYRAKARGRNRIEFYTRDLTSQATERMALETELRRALERNELSLSYQPKFSLQHQTLVGAEALVRWYHPQFGEIPPERFIPLAEECGLILPLGDWVLEHACRQMQQWQEDHAPFGPLSVNLAGAQLRQPLLMERLRLLLQGLGLEPQRLQLEITESFIMSQAEEALSVLHSLKTLGVQLAIDDFGTGYSSLSYLKRLPLDVLKIDKSFVRGLPDDPNDAAISRAIIALGRSMQLTVIAEGVETKAQEYFLAAEGCEQIQGFIVSAALPAETFARKFLSPQPAIGAQQKAPV from the coding sequence ATGGCGCGAGCGCGGGCCCTACTGATGTTCTGGCTGGCACTCTGGACCTTCCCGGCCGGCGCCCTGACGCTCACCCCGGAAGAACAGGCCTGGCTCGACAATCACGGCGAGCTGCAACTGGGCATAGACACCTCCTGGCCCCCCTTCGAATTCCGGGACGCCCAAGGCCGTCACCAAGGCCTGGCTGCCGACTATGTCGAGTTGATCCGCCGCAAGCTGAATCTGAAGCTCACCCCGGTCGAGTCCAGAAGTTGGGCAGAAGTGCTCAAGCGAGCACGCGAGGGTGAGCTGGATATCCTGCCCGGCGTCATGTCCACCCCGGAGCGCCAGCAGTACCTGAATTTCACCCGTCCATACCTCGACTTCCCCATCGCCATCCTGTCCCAGACCAAGGGCCCACGGCCTTCGAACATCCAGGACCTCTACGGTCTGCGCGTCGGGGTCGTATCCGATTACGCCCCCCATGAACTCCTGCGTAACCAGCACCCCGACCTGAGCTTGCAGGGCTACCCCACAGTCGCCGCCGCGCTCCAGGCCCTGGCTACCGGTGAGGTAGATGCCTTCGTCGGCGACCTCGCGTCCAGCGTCTGGAGCCTGCGCCAGCTCAAGCTGAACGGCATCAGCATCAGCGGCGAAACGCCCTATCGCTACCAGTTGGCCATGGCGACACCGAAGATCCATCCGCTGCTGGCCGGCATCCTCGACCGGGTATTCGCCGAGATCACCCCGGAAGAAACCGCTGCCATCCAGGAGCGCTGGGTGGGCGACGCCCTCTACCAGCACATCGACTGGAACCGCATCCTGCTCTACGGCCTTCCGGCACTGCTGCTGGCCGGTGTGCTTGCATTCGTCATGCGCGTCAATCGCCGTCTCAGCAATGAAATGACCAGCCGCGCCGCCCTGCAGGATGAGCTGCGAAGCAGCGAACAGCACTATCGCGGCCTGGTGGAAAGCCTCAATGCCATCGCCTGGGAGATGCGCGTCGAAGACTACTGCTACACCTACGTCTCGCCCCATGCCGAACGCTTGCTCGGCTACCCCTTGAGCGACTGGCTGGAACAGGGGTTCTGGCGCCGCACCCTGCACCCCGACGACGCTGGATGGGCCAATGCCTTCTGCGAAGCGGAAACCATCGCCGGCCGCGACCACAGCCTCGACTACCGCATGATCGCCGCGGACGGCCGAGTGCTCTGGGTGCGAGACATCATCACCCTCATCCCCCACGGTGAGACACAGATGATGCGCGGCCTGATGATCGACATCACCGAGACCAAGCAGACCGAACAGGCGCTGCAACTCTCCGAGCAGAAGTTCGCCTCGGTGTTCCACAACTGCCCCGACATCATCGTCATCGCACGACGCACTGACGGCAGCCTCCTGGCGATCAACCAGACCTTCGAGCAGCAGATTGGACTCAAGGCCAGTGAGGCCCTTGGTCGCACCGCCACCGAACTCGATATCTGGGGCATTCCCGGCATTGGTCCGAAGCTCCTCCAGCGTCTGCAGCAGGGCAATCCGCTGCACAACCTGGAAATGCCCTTCCGCCGCGCCAACGGCGAAACCTTCATCGGGCTGATTTCTGCCCAGAACATCGACCTCGACAACACCCCCGCGCTAGTAGTCGTGGTCCGCGACGTCACCCAGCTCAAAGAAACCCAGCAACTGCTTCAAGTCTCCGAAGAAAAATTCGCCAGTGCCTTCCACGCCTCGCCGGACGGGCTGCTCATCACCCGCATCAGCGACGGGCGCCTGCTGGAAGCCAACGATGGCTTCACCCGGATCACCGGCTACAGCCAGCGCGAGATCGCCGACCGCTCCACCCTCGAGCTCGGCCTGTGGGCCAACCCGGCCGACCGCAAGCTCATGATCCAGGCGATCCACGACCAGGGCAGCCTGTATCACTTCACCACCGCCGTACGCACCAAGGCAGGCCAAATACGAATCTGCGAGCTTTCCGCTCAGCCGATTCCTATTGGCGGCGAACCGTGCATGCTGACCATTGCCCGCGATGTCACCGAGCGCCAGCAAATGCAGGAAAAGCTGCTGCAAGCCGCCACCGTGTTCGAAAGTACGGCCGAAGGCGTGATGATCACCGACACCGAACAACGCATCACGGCCGTCAACCGTGCCTTCAGCGAGATCACCGGATACAGCGAAAGCGAGGCTCTCGGCCAATCACCGCGCATGCTCGCCTCCGGCCAGCACGACAGCGCTTTCTACGCGGCAATGTGGCACCAGCTCGAGCGCGAGGGGCACTGGCAGGGCGAAATCTGGAACCGCCGCAGGAACGGTGAGCCCTACCCCGAATGGCTCACCATCAGCGCTGTGCGCGACCGCCACCAGCAGGTCACCCACTACGTCGGCGTATTCGCCGATATCTCGCCACTCAAGCACGCCCAGGCACGGCTCGACTTCCAGGCCCACCACGACTCCTTGACCGGCCTACCCAATCGCCTGCTGTTCGAAAGCCGCCTGCAGCTGGCGCTGGCCGACGCCGCCACCGAGCACCACCATGGCGCTGTCCTGTTCATTGACCTGGACCGCTTCAAACACATCAACGACAGCCTTGGCCACCCCGTGGGCGACCTGCTGCTCAAGGGCATCGCCACCCGTCTTCGCGAACAACTGCGCGACATCGACACCGTGGCCCGCCTCGGCGGCGATGAATTCATCATTCTCCTGCCCGGCCTACACAATGCCAGCGACGCGCAGACCGTAGCCAACAAGCTGCTGGCCTGCTTCGAAGCGCCGATCCCTGCCGGCCAGCACGAGTTTTTCATGAGTGCCAGCATTGGCATCAGCCTGTTCCCCGAACACGGCCTCGACGTCGCCACCGTGGTCAAGAATGCCGACGCCGCCATGTACCGGGCCAAGGCCCGCGGCCGCAATCGCATCGAGTTCTACACCCGCGACCTCACCAGCCAGGCGACCGAGCGGATGGCCCTCGAGACCGAACTGCGCCGCGCGCTGGAACGCAATGAATTGTCCCTCAGCTACCAGCCCAAGTTCAGCCTCCAGCACCAGACACTGGTTGGCGCTGAAGCCCTGGTGCGCTGGTATCACCCGCAATTCGGCGAGATTCCCCCGGAGCGCTTCATTCCCCTCGCTGAAGAGTGCGGCCTGATCCTCCCGCTGGGCGACTGGGTGCTGGAACACGCCTGCAGGCAGATGCAGCAATGGCAGGAAGACCATGCCCCGTTCGGCCCACTCTCGGTGAACCTCGCCGGCGCCCAATTGCGCCAACCGCTCTTGATGGAACGCTTGCGGCTGCTCCTCCAGGGACTTGGACTCGAGCCCCAGCGCCTGCAACTGGAAATCACCGAAAGCTTCATCATGAGCCAGGCAGAAGAAGCGCTCAGTGTGCTGCACAGCCTCAAGACCCTCGGCGTGCAGCTGGCCATCGACGACTTCGGCACCGGCTACTCCTCACTCAGCTACCTCAAGCGCCTCCCGTTGGATGTGCTGAAGATCGACAAGTCGTTCGTACGTGGCCTGCCGGACGACCCCAATGACGCTGCCATCAGCCGCGCCATCATCGCTCTCGGCCGCAGCATGCAACTCACCGTCATCGCCGAAGGCGTCGAAACCAAGGCCCAGGAGTACTTCCTCGCAGCCGAAGGATGTGAACAGATTCAAGGCTTTATCGTCAGCGCAGCGCTGCCAGCCGAGACTTTCGCCCGCAAATTCCTCAGCCCCCAGCCCGCGATTGGCGCCCAGCAAAAGGCGCCTGTATAA
- a CDS encoding site-specific integrase, whose protein sequence is MATIVKTDAGTWKALVRKTGWPTNTKTFRTKRDAEDWARRTEDEMVRGVYIQRSGSERMTLEMALKRYLSEISPTKKPTTQRAEATKAQQLISHLGKYSMAALSAEIIAGYRDTRLASITNRGKPTSNNTVRLELALLSHLFTVAIQEWGLGLSFNPVLNIRKPSPGEGRDRRLSAEEERRLLTAVNNHSNPMLGWIVRIALETGMRSSEITSLRRHQVDMQKRVVRLSDTKNDSARTVPLSKWATETFQAALNNPVRPIDCDLVFFGEPGKNGKRSPYAFTKTWGLLKTKLGMPDLRFHDLRHEAVSRLVEGGLSDQEVSAISGHKSMQMLKRYTHLRAEDLVSKLDKLSHGRKVP, encoded by the coding sequence ATGGCCACCATCGTCAAAACGGATGCCGGCACCTGGAAGGCTCTGGTGCGCAAAACCGGCTGGCCGACCAACACCAAAACCTTCCGCACCAAGCGCGATGCCGAAGACTGGGCTCGCCGCACCGAAGACGAAATGGTCAGGGGCGTGTACATCCAACGCAGCGGCTCCGAGCGCATGACCTTGGAAATGGCGCTGAAGCGCTATCTCAGCGAAATCAGCCCCACCAAGAAGCCGACCACCCAGCGCGCCGAAGCCACCAAAGCCCAACAGCTGATCAGCCACCTGGGCAAGTACTCCATGGCCGCCCTCTCCGCCGAGATCATCGCCGGCTACCGCGACACCCGCCTCGCTTCGATCACCAATCGCGGTAAGCCCACCAGCAACAACACCGTGCGCCTGGAGCTGGCCCTACTCAGCCACCTGTTCACCGTGGCAATTCAGGAGTGGGGCCTGGGCCTCAGCTTCAACCCGGTTCTGAACATCCGCAAACCCAGCCCTGGCGAGGGCCGTGACCGGCGCTTGTCTGCAGAGGAGGAACGCCGCCTGCTGACAGCCGTAAACAATCACAGCAATCCCATGCTTGGCTGGATCGTCCGCATCGCCCTGGAAACCGGCATGCGCTCATCTGAGATCACATCCCTGCGCCGGCATCAGGTCGACATGCAAAAGCGCGTGGTGCGCCTCTCCGACACCAAGAACGACAGCGCACGCACTGTGCCGCTGAGCAAATGGGCGACAGAAACCTTCCAGGCAGCGCTGAACAACCCTGTGCGGCCGATAGACTGTGATTTGGTGTTCTTTGGCGAGCCGGGCAAGAACGGTAAGCGAAGCCCCTACGCATTTACCAAGACCTGGGGCCTGCTGAAGACCAAGCTCGGTATGCCCGACCTGCGCTTTCACGATCTGCGCCATGAAGCAGTCAGCCGGCTGGTCGAGGGCGGCCTATCCGATCAGGAGGTCTCGGCCATCAGCGGCCACAAGTCGATGCAGATGCTTAAGCGCTACACTCACCTACGTGCCGAAGACCTTGTTAGCAAGCTAGATAAGCTGAGTCACGGGCGCAAAGTGCCGTAG
- a CDS encoding helix-turn-helix domain-containing protein yields MSIKISSLVWEHYPAGGCELLTALAYADHAHDDGTNIRPSVAYIARKTRQSERTVQRHLAQMKKSGWLLTVRYAKGGRNFVTEYRVNPRWITNPDNMSPFSKEEDEALTNQVQKDDSRGIQRVTPMSPQPPRTVKEPKTGQGKDAPAPTEAFPASKQAVVQKLLQQCPIEFRQLVINEISARITAGQVRNPVGLLRKLIELAQQGNFVPSAKSLPQPQGRSQRKPDQDREPDKRYGNQSIQAVMELLGMPIKVKS; encoded by the coding sequence ATGAGCATAAAAATCTCAAGTTTGGTGTGGGAACACTACCCTGCCGGCGGCTGTGAGCTGCTCACAGCTTTGGCCTATGCCGACCACGCGCACGATGACGGCACCAACATCCGGCCGAGTGTGGCTTACATCGCCCGAAAAACTCGCCAAAGTGAACGTACCGTCCAGCGCCACCTTGCTCAAATGAAGAAGAGCGGCTGGCTACTGACAGTCAGATACGCCAAAGGCGGTCGCAATTTTGTGACGGAATATCGAGTAAACCCTCGGTGGATAACTAACCCTGACAATATGTCACCCTTTTCCAAAGAAGAGGATGAAGCCCTGACAAATCAGGTACAGAAAGATGACAGCAGAGGCATACAAAGGGTGACCCCCATGTCACCCCAACCACCAAGAACCGTAAAGGAACCTAAAACAGGCCAAGGGAAAGATGCCCCTGCGCCCACCGAAGCATTTCCTGCATCGAAACAAGCTGTAGTCCAGAAGCTGCTACAGCAATGCCCTATCGAATTTCGGCAGCTCGTGATTAACGAAATCTCCGCCCGAATTACAGCAGGCCAGGTTCGCAACCCGGTCGGCTTACTTCGGAAACTTATAGAACTGGCTCAACAAGGCAACTTCGTGCCCAGCGCCAAGTCACTACCGCAACCCCAAGGCAGATCACAGCGCAAGCCGGACCAAGATCGAGAACCCGACAAGCGCTATGGCAATCAGTCGATCCAGGCAGTAATGGAGCTGCTCGGGATGCCCATCAAAGTTAAAAGCTGA
- a CDS encoding LysR family transcriptional regulator produces MDRIEAMTVFVAAADEGSLSAAGRRLQMPLPSVSRKLADLEAHLGVRLMTRSTRQLTLTDAGRDYLVASREILDRVAEAERTAIGGSMNPRGELVIAAPLMFGRDHVLPIVMELLSRSDDMNVRLVLSDTNANLLEENIDVAVRIGVLPDSGLTARQVGEITRVVCASPAYLEKHGTPETPSDLRNHECVTFSGLSPSHAWSFSSSKGTTRVPIRSRLSVNTADAAVAAATSGLGLTRVLCYQAASQFAQNSLVRLLREYEPTPSPVNLLYAHQGRLPAKTRCFLALATERLSQVLVVSK; encoded by the coding sequence ATGGATCGCATAGAAGCCATGACTGTTTTCGTCGCTGCAGCGGATGAAGGAAGCCTTTCAGCTGCTGGGCGGCGATTGCAAATGCCACTTCCCTCGGTCAGCCGGAAGTTGGCTGATCTGGAGGCTCACCTAGGCGTGCGGTTGATGACCCGATCGACGCGGCAACTGACGCTGACTGATGCGGGACGTGACTATCTGGTTGCATCTCGCGAGATCCTGGATCGTGTGGCCGAAGCCGAACGAACAGCGATCGGCGGCAGCATGAATCCGAGGGGCGAGCTGGTCATCGCCGCACCTTTGATGTTCGGGCGCGACCATGTGCTGCCGATTGTCATGGAGCTCTTGAGTCGGTCCGACGACATGAACGTTCGCCTGGTGCTCAGCGACACCAATGCGAACCTGCTCGAGGAGAATATCGACGTGGCCGTGCGCATTGGGGTCCTTCCCGACAGCGGCTTGACGGCTAGACAGGTAGGCGAGATCACCAGAGTGGTGTGCGCCAGTCCCGCATACCTTGAGAAGCATGGGACGCCAGAGACCCCGTCCGATCTGCGTAACCACGAGTGCGTGACCTTCTCAGGCCTCTCGCCATCACATGCGTGGTCGTTTTCCAGCTCGAAGGGCACGACGCGGGTGCCGATCCGCTCTCGCCTGTCCGTGAACACCGCCGATGCGGCCGTGGCCGCCGCTACGAGTGGCCTGGGTCTCACCCGGGTGCTGTGCTACCAGGCCGCTTCCCAGTTCGCCCAGAACTCGCTGGTCCGTCTCTTGAGGGAGTACGAGCCCACGCCATCCCCAGTGAACTTACTTTATGCACACCAAGGCAGGCTGCCAGCAAAAACGCGTTGCTTCCTGGCGCTTGCGACCGAGCGTCTCTCACAAGTGCTGGTTGTGAGCAAATAA
- a CDS encoding MFS transporter, which produces MTDKALQLDGELIDLNAEAPTRWSLKTWFAVSSMAATSFALVSAEFLPAGLLTPMARDLGISEGTAGQVVTATASVGAVMALLSNVLIGRLNRKTVLMGLSALAILSNLLAAVGTEFWQILIGRAGLGIALSGFWALSFAVVARLVGANATGRGMSIVTLGVSLATIAAPSMGALISDWLGWRSAMAMTAGLALLAMVMQWLALPALPASTSNSLGDVLRLTRRRGIQLGMLAILLLMTGHFAGSVYLRPFFEQITHLETGPIALALLGFGVAAVIGNVVGGRMADTNIHTAVTTTAVLMAFAALALVIWGMRLDVAFGFAALWGLAFGMAPVVLPINLSRAAPDALEAAGSLMITSFQVAITTGAVVGGYVVDTYGAMGPITLTAILASSTVVLTLLQPRN; this is translated from the coding sequence ATGACGGACAAAGCATTACAGCTTGATGGTGAGCTGATAGACCTGAACGCCGAGGCGCCAACCAGGTGGAGTCTGAAAACCTGGTTCGCAGTCAGTTCTATGGCAGCTACCAGCTTTGCTTTGGTGTCAGCCGAGTTTTTGCCGGCGGGCCTGTTGACGCCAATGGCACGCGATCTCGGCATCAGCGAGGGAACGGCGGGACAGGTCGTCACGGCCACGGCATCTGTCGGCGCCGTGATGGCCCTGCTGAGCAATGTTCTGATCGGCAGATTGAACCGCAAGACAGTACTGATGGGGCTCAGCGCCCTGGCGATCCTCTCCAACCTGCTTGCGGCTGTAGGTACCGAGTTTTGGCAAATACTGATAGGCCGGGCCGGGCTGGGGATCGCCCTCAGTGGCTTCTGGGCGCTTTCATTTGCCGTCGTAGCGAGGCTGGTGGGCGCCAACGCGACGGGGCGTGGGATGTCTATCGTCACCCTCGGCGTCTCGCTCGCCACCATTGCCGCGCCATCGATGGGGGCACTGATTAGCGACTGGCTGGGTTGGCGCAGCGCCATGGCCATGACAGCGGGGCTTGCCTTGCTGGCGATGGTCATGCAGTGGCTCGCCCTGCCGGCATTGCCTGCATCCACCAGCAACAGTCTTGGCGATGTCCTGCGGCTGACACGCCGGCGCGGCATTCAACTCGGCATGCTGGCGATCCTCCTGCTGATGACCGGGCATTTTGCAGGATCGGTTTATCTGCGCCCCTTCTTCGAACAGATCACCCATCTTGAAACCGGCCCGATTGCCCTGGCGCTGCTCGGTTTCGGTGTCGCAGCTGTAATTGGCAATGTCGTGGGTGGCCGCATGGCCGACACCAATATCCACACGGCCGTCACGACCACTGCGGTGCTGATGGCGTTTGCGGCTCTCGCTTTGGTCATTTGGGGCATGCGCTTGGACGTTGCCTTCGGCTTCGCTGCGCTCTGGGGGCTCGCATTCGGCATGGCGCCGGTGGTGCTTCCGATCAATCTGTCCCGCGCCGCGCCCGACGCACTGGAGGCAGCGGGGAGTTTGATGATCACTTCCTTCCAGGTCGCCATCACGACCGGCGCTGTGGTCGGCGGCTATGTCGTGGACACTTACGGCGCCATGGGGCCTATCACACTTACCGCCATCCTTGCTTCGTCGACAGTCGTACTGACGCTACTGCAACCCCGCAATTAG
- a CDS encoding efflux RND transporter periplasmic adaptor subunit produces MQAITFKDAKVTLLGALSLALMAGCDSQGQDNAASTAPRPEVEVAEVQAERVTLWGAFSGRVEAPQTVELRPRVSGYIDQVGFEEGELVSEGDVLFVIDPRPYKAREQLAQAELARMRSQLTLASSEAARSEQLWERRAISREEFEQRNAARNTAQAAVNAAAAALKSAQLDLEYTQVKAPVSGRIGRAQVTRGNLATADSTLLSTLVSVDPLYVYFESDQRTAQDNPHGQNVPVRIGLAGGDDFPFEGQLDFVDNQYNPRTGTLQYRAQVANPHGALRPGQFARVEMPVASASAALLVDQKAVMTDQDRRYLYVLGKDNRAERRVVKTGRRVDGLLVITEGLAAGERVVVKGLQKILFPGIEVVPQLIDMRSTPDPAVVATSP; encoded by the coding sequence ATGCAAGCAATCACCTTCAAGGACGCCAAAGTGACTCTGCTTGGCGCCTTGTCGCTGGCCTTAATGGCTGGCTGCGACTCCCAAGGCCAGGACAACGCCGCATCAACAGCGCCACGGCCAGAGGTTGAAGTCGCCGAGGTCCAGGCCGAACGCGTGACGCTCTGGGGTGCCTTCAGCGGCCGGGTCGAGGCGCCGCAAACGGTGGAGCTGCGGCCACGGGTCAGCGGTTATATCGATCAGGTCGGCTTTGAAGAAGGCGAGCTAGTCAGCGAGGGCGACGTGCTCTTCGTCATAGATCCGCGCCCCTACAAAGCCCGTGAGCAACTGGCCCAGGCCGAACTGGCGCGCATGCGCAGCCAATTAACCCTGGCCAGCAGTGAAGCGGCCCGGTCTGAACAACTGTGGGAACGCCGGGCGATCTCCCGCGAGGAGTTCGAGCAGCGCAATGCGGCCAGGAACACGGCTCAGGCAGCAGTCAATGCAGCTGCCGCAGCGCTAAAAAGCGCGCAACTGGATCTGGAATATACCCAGGTCAAGGCGCCGGTTAGCGGTCGTATCGGTCGTGCCCAGGTGACCCGTGGCAATCTGGCCACGGCAGACAGCACCCTGCTGTCAACGCTGGTATCGGTCGACCCGCTCTACGTTTACTTCGAAAGCGACCAACGGACTGCGCAGGACAATCCGCACGGCCAGAACGTGCCGGTGCGTATCGGGTTGGCGGGAGGGGACGATTTTCCCTTCGAGGGTCAGCTCGACTTCGTCGATAACCAGTACAACCCCCGCACCGGCACCCTGCAGTACCGCGCGCAGGTGGCTAATCCGCACGGCGCCCTGCGTCCGGGGCAGTTTGCCCGGGTAGAAATGCCGGTGGCCTCAGCCAGTGCCGCATTGCTGGTCGATCAGAAAGCAGTGATGACCGATCAGGATCGCCGCTACCTCTATGTGTTGGGTAAGGACAATCGGGCCGAACGGCGCGTTGTCAAAACCGGCCGTCGAGTCGATGGTCTGCTGGTGATTACCGAAGGCCTGGCCGCAGGCGAGCGTGTGGTGGTCAAAGGGTTGCAGAAGATCCTGTTCCCCGGCATTGAAGTGGTGCCGCAGTTGATTGATATGCGCAGCACCCCGGACCCGGCGGTAGTCGCGACATCGCCGTGA